In Haloterrigena turkmenica DSM 5511, a single genomic region encodes these proteins:
- a CDS encoding 2-dehydropantoate 2-reductase, with the protein MKYAVFGAGGVGGYLGARLADAGHDVHLIARGDHLEALRTDGLCLESVAGDTTVDLPATDDPTDIGPCDYVLFCVKSYDTRDAAGDLEPLLEDGTAVVSFQNGVDNEQWLAEEIGDERVVGGVAYIFSTIGEPGVVEHTGGPARFVYGELDGRRTERIEALDDALTDCEGVDAVLADDVRVELWRKFAFICAQAGMTAATRLLVGEIRDVDASWEMYRRLLEEVCTVARAEGVDLPDGLVDEWLEFARELDPEMSSSLQYDLTHGKPMELDALHGSVVRHAADCGVDVPMNEAVHAILRPWADRNQ; encoded by the coding sequence ATGAAATACGCCGTGTTCGGCGCCGGCGGTGTCGGCGGCTACCTCGGCGCGCGACTCGCCGACGCGGGCCACGACGTTCACCTGATTGCGCGAGGCGACCACCTCGAGGCCCTCCGGACCGACGGGTTGTGCCTCGAGAGCGTTGCCGGCGACACGACCGTCGATCTCCCTGCGACCGACGATCCGACCGATATCGGGCCCTGTGACTACGTGCTGTTCTGCGTGAAGTCGTACGATACGCGCGACGCCGCCGGCGACCTTGAGCCGCTGCTCGAGGACGGGACGGCCGTCGTCTCCTTTCAGAACGGCGTCGACAATGAACAGTGGCTCGCCGAGGAAATCGGCGACGAGCGCGTCGTCGGCGGCGTGGCCTACATCTTCTCGACGATCGGTGAGCCGGGCGTCGTCGAGCACACCGGCGGCCCGGCGCGGTTCGTCTACGGCGAACTCGACGGGCGGCGAACGGAGCGGATCGAGGCGCTCGACGACGCGCTGACGGACTGCGAGGGCGTCGACGCGGTGCTGGCCGACGACGTCCGCGTCGAACTCTGGCGGAAGTTCGCGTTCATCTGTGCGCAGGCCGGAATGACCGCCGCGACTCGGCTCCTGGTCGGCGAGATCCGGGACGTCGACGCCTCGTGGGAGATGTACCGGCGGCTCCTCGAGGAGGTCTGCACCGTCGCTCGGGCGGAGGGCGTCGACCTCCCGGACGGACTCGTCGACGAGTGGCTCGAGTTCGCCCGGGAGCTGGATCCAGAGATGTCCTCCTCGCTGCAGTACGACCTGACTCACGGCAAGCCGATGGAGCTCGACGCGCTCCACGGCTCGGTCGTCCGTCACGCGGCCGACTGCGGCGTCGACGTGCCGATGAACGAGGCCGTCCACGCGATCCTCCGTCCGTGGGCCGACCGGAACCAGTAG
- the arcS gene encoding archaeosine synthase subunit alpha, with translation MTDYFEVHERDGAARVGELRLESPVTTPALVDDVLEDAGSLWSADRELPEGNESTLTVLPHRAFPGGTAEEVRESFAVDQPDVDYPSVAVVSSEHVDEQGTDAYAVSDVQSITGHGAALVEAVVNVREEIPTDTALYFSGVATPRNVAVLAYAGVDLFDETAAVVKGTEGRYLTTDEAYFLEDLEELPCSCSACQQPREEFTREDCAEHNRNALAAELGIVRRRIRDGRLRDYVEGQARHDQWLTAAVRELDSEWGYLEERTPILRDAEITAATEDTLRRVEIQRYADRVTTRYQNRFRNPLVLVPCSATKPYSESQSHGQFHDVIQWRAHLVSMTSPIGVVPQELETTYPAQHYDTVVTGRWSEDEKEFVSEVLRRYLERNDYPEIIAHVPDEGYRDIVGRVEEALDLDITYTVPEGGHPTDDESLSNLGTALSGELKYSKREREHNTVRAIADYLLGDGAGDDLFDDIQTTSRYPKIQVRDSEETQLATMVPQYGTLSFTLEGAKRWVEGDAPTKRVEIDGFVPHGSVLAPGVVDADDEIRVGDEVVVEGPKAFAVGRAEMFGREMCESSRGIACEIRHVEEK, from the coding sequence TTCGAAGTCCACGAGCGCGACGGGGCCGCTCGCGTGGGCGAACTCCGCCTCGAGTCGCCCGTGACGACCCCCGCGCTCGTCGACGACGTCCTCGAGGACGCGGGCTCGCTGTGGAGCGCCGATCGGGAGCTTCCCGAGGGCAACGAATCGACACTCACTGTCCTCCCCCACCGGGCGTTCCCCGGCGGCACCGCTGAGGAAGTCCGGGAGTCCTTCGCGGTCGACCAGCCCGATGTCGACTACCCCAGCGTCGCGGTCGTCTCGAGCGAGCACGTCGACGAGCAGGGCACCGACGCCTACGCCGTCTCGGACGTCCAGTCGATTACGGGTCACGGCGCGGCGCTGGTCGAGGCCGTCGTGAACGTCCGCGAGGAGATTCCGACCGACACCGCCCTCTACTTCTCGGGCGTCGCCACGCCGCGCAACGTCGCCGTGCTGGCCTACGCCGGTGTCGACCTCTTCGACGAGACCGCCGCGGTCGTGAAGGGCACCGAGGGCCGCTATCTCACGACCGACGAGGCGTACTTCCTCGAGGACCTCGAGGAACTCCCCTGCTCGTGTTCGGCCTGCCAGCAGCCCCGCGAGGAGTTCACCCGCGAGGACTGCGCCGAGCACAACCGAAACGCCCTCGCGGCCGAACTCGGCATCGTCCGCCGACGCATCCGCGACGGCCGCCTCCGGGACTACGTCGAGGGACAGGCCCGCCACGACCAGTGGCTCACCGCCGCCGTGCGCGAACTGGATTCGGAGTGGGGCTACCTCGAGGAGCGAACGCCGATCCTCCGGGACGCGGAGATCACCGCCGCGACCGAGGACACCCTCCGACGCGTCGAGATCCAGCGGTACGCCGACCGCGTGACCACGCGCTACCAGAATCGCTTTCGGAATCCGCTGGTGCTGGTCCCCTGTTCGGCAACGAAGCCGTACAGCGAATCCCAGAGCCACGGCCAGTTCCACGACGTCATCCAGTGGCGAGCCCACCTCGTCTCGATGACCAGCCCCATCGGGGTCGTCCCGCAGGAACTCGAGACGACCTATCCGGCCCAACACTACGACACCGTCGTCACGGGGCGGTGGTCCGAAGACGAGAAGGAGTTCGTGAGCGAGGTCCTGCGGCGCTACCTCGAGCGCAACGACTACCCCGAGATCATCGCCCACGTCCCCGACGAGGGCTACCGCGACATCGTCGGACGCGTCGAGGAGGCCCTCGACCTCGATATCACGTACACCGTCCCCGAGGGCGGCCACCCCACCGACGACGAGTCCCTTTCCAATCTCGGAACGGCGCTGTCGGGCGAACTGAAGTACTCCAAGCGCGAGCGCGAGCACAACACCGTCCGCGCCATCGCGGACTACCTGCTCGGCGACGGCGCCGGCGACGACCTCTTCGACGACATCCAGACGACCAGTCGCTACCCGAAGATCCAGGTCCGCGATAGCGAGGAGACCCAGCTGGCGACGATGGTCCCTCAGTACGGCACGCTCTCCTTCACGCTCGAGGGCGCGAAGCGGTGGGTCGAGGGCGACGCGCCCACCAAGCGCGTCGAGATCGACGGCTTCGTCCCCCACGGCAGCGTGCTCGCGCCGGGCGTCGTCGACGCCGACGACGAGATCCGCGTCGGCGACGAGGTCGTCGTCGAGGGGCCGAAGGCCTTCGCCGTCGGCCGCGCGGAGATGTTCGGCCGCGAAATGTGCGAGAGCTCTCGGGGAATCGCCTGCGAGATCCGCCACGTCGAAGAGAAGTAG